Proteins from one Mesorhizobium sp. M9A.F.Ca.ET.002.03.1.2 genomic window:
- a CDS encoding lipopolysaccharide biosynthesis protein, translating to MTQAGNIPQRRPVARIGTFVAERRGLVRDYLSAISGAGGRLVFSLAYFIALANTLSIAEFGMFATASAAGVMLSRILAFGFISALYRTATIRPNLIGTFSAGFLLLAVISLPLLAAASYGVYLIFFASTVPLPVFAAIVFAEALLWRPVEVALIVNNGLGKFGRAALLTILATALRALGAVLFMFAAQPTIGVWSWYYIGANAASLLIAFGFFYPRQRLRLRLELYLRRLADSIYVAGAEVLFYLQMEFDKLLVLAIGGPHLAGIYAIIMRLVDLTAIPIRTFSMMLVQRMMRAPELLSRLSVKSGIEGGVFLVSTLALAALAVVLHFFPNALGKNVAEAAPLVALAICVPGLRNLVEYQAELLFARGQTLVRTINLALLAGLKAVLLTYVLTTILDTPDLVLSLNVVFLLLYLASMLLTYSAMRKPAKPI from the coding sequence ATGACTCAGGCTGGCAACATCCCGCAAAGGCGGCCTGTCGCCCGGATCGGCACTTTCGTGGCCGAGCGGCGGGGGCTGGTTCGCGACTATCTTTCGGCGATCAGCGGCGCGGGCGGGCGGCTGGTGTTTTCGCTCGCCTATTTCATCGCGCTGGCCAACACGCTGTCCATCGCCGAGTTCGGCATGTTCGCCACCGCATCGGCGGCCGGCGTGATGCTGTCACGCATCCTCGCCTTCGGCTTCATCTCGGCGCTTTACCGAACCGCCACCATCCGCCCCAATCTGATCGGCACGTTCTCGGCCGGCTTCCTGCTGCTCGCCGTGATATCGCTGCCACTGCTGGCTGCCGCCTCCTACGGCGTCTACCTGATCTTCTTCGCCAGCACCGTGCCGCTGCCGGTCTTTGCGGCGATCGTGTTTGCCGAGGCGCTGTTGTGGCGGCCGGTCGAGGTGGCGCTGATCGTCAACAACGGTCTCGGCAAATTCGGCCGCGCCGCCCTGCTGACGATCCTTGCGACGGCCTTGCGGGCGCTGGGCGCCGTGCTGTTCATGTTCGCGGCGCAGCCGACCATAGGGGTCTGGTCCTGGTATTATATCGGCGCCAACGCCGCCTCGCTGCTCATCGCCTTCGGATTTTTCTACCCGCGCCAGAGACTGCGGCTGCGGCTGGAGCTCTATCTCAGGCGGCTCGCCGATTCCATCTACGTGGCCGGCGCGGAGGTGCTGTTCTACCTGCAGATGGAATTCGACAAGCTCTTGGTGCTGGCGATCGGCGGGCCGCACCTCGCCGGCATCTATGCCATCATCATGCGGCTGGTCGACCTGACCGCGATCCCGATCCGTACCTTCTCGATGATGCTGGTGCAGCGCATGATGCGGGCGCCGGAACTTCTGTCGCGCCTTTCGGTCAAGAGCGGCATCGAAGGCGGCGTGTTCCTGGTCTCGACGCTGGCGCTGGCGGCACTCGCCGTCGTGCTGCATTTCTTCCCCAACGCGCTGGGCAAGAATGTCGCGGAGGCCGCCCCTCTGGTGGCGCTGGCGATCTGCGTGCCGGGCCTGCGCAACCTGGTCGAATACCAGGCCGAACTTCTGTTCGCGCGCGGCCAGACGCTGGTGCGAACGATCAACCTGGCCCTGCTTGCCGGGCTGAAGGCGGTTCTGTTGACCTATGTGCTGACCACGATCCTGGACACGCCCGATCTGGTGCTGTCGCTCAACGTCGTCTTCCTGCTGCTCTATCTCGCCTCGATGCTGCTCACCTATTCGGCAATGCGCAAACCGGCGAAACCGATCTAG
- a CDS encoding adenylate/guanylate cyclase domain-containing protein, with the protein MHVGRLEVGGAWARGSLRARAWPGGAMTAHRRLAAILACDVVGYSRLTERDERGTLERLKSYRKDLLEPLVSEHQGRIVKLTGDGMLCEFASVVNAVTSAMAIQQALAEHEAEMPEEEQIRFRIGVNLGDVVCEEDGDLYGDGVNIAARLESIADPGTVVVSGTAYDHLQGKLDGGFTPLGDLRLKNIERPVRAYRVETDASASVAAPPPLPAKPSIAVLPFTNMSGDPDQEYFADGLVEDIITGLSRVNSFFVIARNSSFTYKGRAVDLRQVGRELGVRYVLEGSIRRAGSRVRISGQLVDAISGHHVWTDRFEGDVSDIFDLQDKVTESVVGAVEPSIRLEEIKQARMKPTDYIGAYDLYLRALPRFYSMTREGFADVRRLTNEALSIDPGFTLAKALGAYIRSLSVSQCWHEPDDIRVAVRMAREVLADARDDPTSLRFAAQVIAYSAKDYETALDTIERSLLLNPNSAQGHTGSGWVNAHSGRSLVAIEHFHRAMRLSPVDPEKGIALSGIGMSYLMLERYEEALAWGERALREMPNYGSSHRVVIMALVKLNRPDEAQAAALRLMEAFPTYTLGLQRQINPWRDKVFAERYVEALGIAGVPE; encoded by the coding sequence ATGCACGTTGGGCGTCTGGAAGTTGGCGGGGCATGGGCGCGGGGCAGCCTGCGTGCACGTGCCTGGCCGGGCGGCGCAATGACAGCGCATCGCCGCCTCGCAGCGATCCTGGCTTGCGACGTGGTCGGCTATTCGCGCCTGACGGAGCGCGACGAGCGCGGCACGCTCGAGCGGCTGAAGAGCTACCGCAAGGACCTCCTTGAACCGCTGGTCTCCGAGCACCAGGGCCGGATCGTCAAGCTCACCGGCGACGGCATGCTGTGCGAGTTCGCGAGCGTCGTCAACGCGGTGACCTCGGCGATGGCGATCCAGCAGGCCCTGGCAGAACACGAGGCGGAGATGCCTGAGGAAGAGCAGATTCGCTTCCGCATCGGCGTCAATCTCGGCGACGTGGTCTGCGAGGAGGACGGCGACCTCTACGGCGATGGTGTCAACATCGCCGCCCGCCTCGAAAGCATCGCCGATCCCGGCACTGTGGTCGTCTCGGGCACCGCCTACGATCACCTTCAGGGCAAGCTCGACGGCGGCTTCACGCCGCTCGGCGACCTGCGCCTCAAGAACATCGAGCGGCCTGTGCGCGCCTATCGCGTCGAGACCGACGCCAGCGCCTCGGTGGCTGCACCGCCTCCCCTGCCCGCGAAACCCTCGATCGCGGTTCTGCCTTTCACCAACATGAGCGGCGACCCCGACCAGGAATACTTCGCCGACGGACTGGTGGAGGACATCATCACGGGATTGAGCCGGGTGAACTCCTTCTTCGTGATCGCCCGCAACTCGTCCTTCACCTACAAGGGCCGAGCGGTGGACCTGCGCCAGGTCGGGCGCGAGCTGGGCGTCCGCTACGTGCTCGAAGGCAGCATCCGCAGAGCAGGATCGCGGGTGCGTATCAGCGGGCAGCTGGTGGACGCGATCAGTGGGCACCATGTCTGGACCGACCGCTTCGAGGGCGACGTGAGCGACATCTTCGACCTGCAGGACAAGGTGACCGAGAGCGTCGTCGGTGCGGTCGAGCCGAGCATCAGGCTGGAGGAGATCAAGCAAGCGCGCATGAAGCCGACCGACTACATCGGTGCCTACGACCTCTACCTTCGTGCGCTGCCGCGCTTCTACAGCATGACGCGCGAAGGCTTCGCCGACGTGCGCCGGCTCACCAACGAGGCGCTCAGCATCGACCCAGGCTTCACCCTGGCGAAGGCACTCGGTGCCTATATTCGCAGCCTGTCCGTGAGTCAGTGCTGGCACGAGCCCGACGATATCCGCGTCGCCGTGCGCATGGCCCGCGAGGTGCTGGCGGACGCGCGAGACGACCCGACAAGCTTGCGTTTCGCCGCGCAGGTGATCGCCTACAGCGCCAAGGATTACGAGACGGCGCTGGACACGATCGAACGGTCCCTGCTCCTCAATCCCAATTCGGCGCAGGGCCATACGGGCAGCGGCTGGGTGAACGCCCATTCCGGCCGCTCCCTCGTCGCGATCGAGCACTTCCACAGGGCAATGCGGCTGAGCCCGGTCGACCCCGAGAAGGGCATCGCGCTCTCCGGCATCGGGATGAGCTACCTGATGCTCGAACGCTACGAGGAAGCGCTGGCTTGGGGAGAACGAGCGCTGCGCGAGATGCCGAATTACGGCTCCTCGCACCGGGTGGTGATCATGGCGCTGGTCAAACTCAATCGGCCGGACGAAGCGCAGGCGGCGGCGCTGCGGCTGATGGAGGCGTTCCCGACCTACACGCTCGGCCTGCAGAGGCAGATCAACCCGTGGCGGGACAAGGTCTTCGCCGAGCGCTACGTCGAGGCGCTGGGTATTGCCGGCGTGCCGGAGTGA
- a CDS encoding carboxymuconolactone decarboxylase family protein, translating to MTKGLEIDGDNALEPKVKSLINLAVAAQIPCRYCTWFETEMAKAHGATDEEVAEAVTQAAYVRHWSTILNGLQIDLDTFKTELGPK from the coding sequence ATGACCAAGGGCCTTGAGATCGACGGCGACAACGCGCTGGAGCCAAAAGTCAAGTCGCTCATCAACCTGGCAGTGGCCGCGCAGATTCCGTGCCGCTACTGCACCTGGTTCGAGACCGAGATGGCCAAGGCTCACGGCGCGACCGACGAAGAGGTCGCCGAGGCCGTGACGCAGGCGGCCTATGTCCGCCACTGGAGCACTATCCTCAACGGTCTCCAGATCGATCTCGATACCTTCAAGACCGAACTCGGCCCCAAGTGA
- a CDS encoding DUF1127 domain-containing protein: MRKTIAMMVLAAAAAMRRHRARRDAMMMRHLSDAQLKDIGLTPSDIWRVHGGDLRRGAHAYESLS; the protein is encoded by the coding sequence ATGAGAAAGACCATTGCGATGATGGTGCTGGCCGCAGCCGCGGCGATGCGCAGGCATCGGGCGCGCCGCGACGCCATGATGATGCGGCATCTCTCGGATGCGCAGCTCAAGGACATTGGCCTGACGCCATCCGACATCTGGCGCGTCCATGGAGGCGACCTTCGGCGTGGTGCCCACGCATATGAAAGCTTATCCTAA
- a CDS encoding methyltransferase domain-containing protein → MLDTQKIDEARLEAFATRAIGDRTAGYTGVMVSLGSKLGLYKAMAGAGPLSAKEIATRADCSERYVAEWLNAQAAGGYIAYHGLSNTYELLPEQAMVLADEGSPVYIPHAWNVPASMWFDEAKALNAFRTGKGVAWGEHDRRLACGSAAFYRNGYRASLVPEWLPALEGVVAQLETGIAVADVGCGHGHSTQLMAEAFPNSRFHGFDTHPASLDEARQNAAAAGVSDRIDFALARADDYPDGQYGLICFFDILHDLGDPVAAARHAAKVLAPGGTVLLVEPFAHDHVKDNLSPVAQLYYSASTMICCAHAISEGGNMVLGAQAGQARLAEVFRKAGFTHFRRAAETPFNLIFEVRR, encoded by the coding sequence ATGCTGGATACACAAAAGATCGACGAGGCGAGGCTCGAGGCATTCGCCACACGCGCAATCGGCGACCGGACAGCCGGTTATACCGGGGTGATGGTCAGCCTGGGCAGCAAGCTCGGCCTCTACAAGGCGATGGCCGGCGCCGGCCCGCTGAGCGCGAAGGAAATCGCCACGCGGGCCGACTGCTCCGAGCGTTATGTTGCCGAGTGGCTGAACGCGCAGGCAGCGGGTGGCTACATCGCCTATCACGGGCTGAGCAACACCTACGAACTCCTGCCCGAGCAGGCGATGGTGCTCGCCGACGAGGGCAGCCCCGTCTACATTCCGCACGCATGGAATGTGCCGGCGTCGATGTGGTTCGACGAGGCCAAGGCACTCAATGCCTTCCGCACCGGCAAGGGTGTCGCCTGGGGCGAGCATGACAGGCGTCTTGCCTGCGGCTCGGCGGCTTTCTACCGCAACGGCTACCGTGCCAGCCTGGTGCCGGAATGGCTGCCTGCGCTGGAAGGCGTCGTTGCGCAGCTCGAGACGGGTATAGCAGTTGCCGATGTCGGCTGCGGACATGGCCATTCGACGCAACTCATGGCCGAGGCATTCCCGAACTCGCGCTTCCACGGCTTCGACACGCATCCCGCCTCCCTCGACGAAGCACGGCAGAATGCCGCGGCGGCGGGTGTGTCGGACCGCATCGACTTCGCGCTTGCCCGGGCCGACGACTATCCGGACGGGCAGTACGGCCTGATCTGCTTCTTCGATATCCTTCACGATTTGGGCGATCCGGTCGCCGCCGCTCGCCATGCGGCCAAGGTGCTGGCGCCCGGCGGCACCGTCCTCCTCGTCGAGCCGTTCGCTCACGACCACGTCAAGGACAACCTCTCGCCGGTGGCGCAACTCTACTACTCGGCGTCGACCATGATCTGCTGCGCGCACGCCATTTCCGAGGGCGGCAACATGGTGCTCGGCGCGCAGGCGGGACAGGCGCGCCTAGCCGAGGTGTTCCGCAAGGCGGGCTTCACGCACTTCCGCCGTGCCGCGGAAACCCCATTCAACCTCATATTCGAGGTGCGGCGCTGA
- a CDS encoding helix-turn-helix domain-containing protein, with product MVEQANRNGSAPLRVCLVALPDAVISTMAGIYDVMNGVSMMGIASPGAEHPFQVEIVGENAGALRLASGVPIDVQCSIDDIAACDILIVPSVLLKPGGWETGRYPRLVDWVQRMHDGGARLCSACSGVFLLAETGLFDGKDATVHFGYASEFATCFPAVPIHPERVLVISGLREDLISSGASNTWHDMVLYLIAHHVGATVAQEVARMFALQWHQDGLAPYMIFEGRNDHGDAEIQSAQAWLTNHFSIANPVDEMIKRSKLAERTFKRRFAVATGLAPIAYVQRLRIEDAKRRLERTGSPVDEISWRVGYEDAAFFRRLFKRTTGMTPGAYRRRFQIPEFARG from the coding sequence ATGGTCGAGCAGGCGAACCGGAATGGATCGGCACCGCTGCGTGTCTGCCTCGTCGCTTTGCCGGATGCAGTCATCTCGACGATGGCAGGGATTTACGACGTCATGAACGGCGTCTCGATGATGGGGATCGCCAGCCCCGGCGCCGAGCATCCCTTTCAGGTCGAGATCGTCGGGGAGAATGCAGGCGCACTACGGCTTGCCAGTGGTGTCCCCATCGACGTGCAATGTTCGATCGACGATATCGCGGCATGCGACATCCTCATCGTCCCATCGGTCCTGCTGAAGCCGGGTGGATGGGAAACGGGTCGCTACCCGCGTCTCGTGGACTGGGTCCAGCGCATGCACGATGGCGGCGCGCGGCTCTGCTCCGCCTGTTCGGGCGTCTTCCTCTTGGCCGAAACGGGGCTGTTCGACGGCAAGGACGCAACGGTGCATTTCGGATACGCGAGCGAATTCGCGACCTGCTTCCCCGCCGTACCGATCCATCCCGAACGTGTGCTGGTGATCTCCGGTCTCCGCGAAGACCTGATCAGTTCGGGCGCGTCGAACACATGGCACGACATGGTACTCTACCTAATCGCCCATCACGTGGGAGCCACGGTCGCGCAGGAGGTTGCGCGGATGTTTGCACTGCAATGGCATCAGGACGGCCTGGCTCCATACATGATCTTCGAGGGGAGGAACGACCACGGCGACGCCGAGATCCAGAGCGCGCAAGCCTGGCTGACGAACCACTTCTCGATCGCCAATCCGGTCGACGAGATGATCAAGCGGTCGAAACTCGCCGAACGGACCTTCAAGCGGCGCTTTGCGGTCGCGACTGGCCTTGCGCCCATCGCCTACGTGCAGCGCCTGCGCATCGAGGATGCCAAACGAAGGTTGGAACGTACTGGTTCGCCCGTTGATGAGATCAGTTGGCGTGTCGGGTATGAGGATGCTGCGTTCTTTCGCCGTCTGTTCAAGCGCACGACAGGGATGACGCCCGGCGCCTACCGGCGGCGATTCCAGATACCGGAGTTCGCCCGAGGGTAG
- a CDS encoding DUF6492 family protein yields the protein MNSRFVPRPDPEADVLRQTPTAAVVTASYAPDFERCRLLCETLDRYVSGVAHHYLLVEHRDVALFRQLENSRRTVVDERDLLPRWLHAFDDPLSLFRRRIWLSLKTMPLRGWHVQQLRRIAISAHAGEDVLVFCDSDVAFLKPFDCSAFWRDGKVRLFRRNGVLSGDGHEEHRVWSRNAGSALGIDPSVVSTHDYISTLIAWRRETVTAMCARIEKIHARGWVEAVGAARKFSECMLYGRYVDDVLEGAGHFHGSEEYCRVHWAGEALSDDEFLRFVAAMAPEQVAIGMQSFIGTDISRIRRLIGLV from the coding sequence TTGAACAGCCGCTTCGTACCGCGCCCTGATCCCGAAGCCGATGTCCTTCGCCAGACGCCGACGGCGGCGGTGGTGACGGCAAGCTATGCGCCGGATTTCGAACGTTGCCGCCTGCTGTGCGAAACCCTCGACCGTTACGTTTCCGGCGTGGCGCACCACTATCTGCTTGTCGAGCATCGCGACGTGGCGCTGTTTCGTCAGCTGGAAAACAGCCGCCGCACCGTCGTCGACGAGCGGGATCTGCTGCCGCGCTGGCTGCATGCCTTCGACGATCCGCTCAGCCTGTTTCGCCGGCGCATCTGGCTCAGCCTGAAGACCATGCCGCTGCGCGGCTGGCATGTGCAGCAGCTTCGCCGCATCGCGATATCAGCGCATGCCGGGGAAGACGTGCTGGTCTTCTGCGATTCCGACGTGGCCTTCCTCAAGCCGTTCGACTGCAGCGCCTTCTGGCGCGACGGCAAGGTGCGGCTGTTCCGCCGCAACGGCGTGCTGTCCGGCGACGGTCATGAGGAGCACCGCGTCTGGTCGCGCAATGCGGGCTCGGCGCTCGGCATCGACCCGTCCGTGGTTTCGACGCACGATTATATTTCGACGCTGATTGCCTGGCGCCGCGAAACCGTGACGGCCATGTGCGCCCGGATCGAGAAGATCCACGCGCGCGGCTGGGTCGAGGCCGTCGGCGCGGCACGCAAATTCTCCGAATGCATGCTCTACGGCCGCTATGTCGACGACGTGCTGGAGGGCGCCGGCCATTTCCACGGCTCGGAGGAGTACTGCCGCGTCCACTGGGCGGGCGAAGCGCTGTCGGATGACGAGTTCCTCCGCTTCGTCGCCGCCATGGCGCCGGAACAGGTGGCCATCGGCATGCAGTCCTTCATCGGCACGGATATCAGCCGCATCCGCCGCCTGATCGGGCTTGTTTAG
- a CDS encoding WecB/TagA/CpsF family glycosyltransferase — MNMHTARAAFGVDSLKSILGISVLAVRWDDAVALLTRLIAERRFTKVTFLNAHNANVAYTDPVFAEALDDFLVLPDGVGVDLAAKLLYGAPFPDNLNGTDFIPAFLQASARPLTVGLLGATHVNAEAALTQLAALAAQHRFVVIHDGYFSSAQEPAIVERIAKLRPDVLLVAMGVPRQELWIARHIDARHCTLPIAVGALLDFLSGAIPRAPLWMRRLRLEWLFRLWIEPGRLWRRYVVGNPLFLWRVIGQRLSRRPTSARARPGAGPGAGH, encoded by the coding sequence ATGAACATGCACACCGCCCGCGCCGCGTTCGGGGTCGACAGTTTGAAATCGATCCTGGGCATATCGGTCCTCGCCGTCCGCTGGGACGACGCGGTCGCCTTGCTGACCCGGTTGATTGCGGAGCGGCGCTTCACCAAGGTCACCTTTCTCAACGCCCACAATGCCAATGTCGCTTATACGGACCCGGTCTTTGCCGAGGCGCTCGACGATTTTCTCGTCCTGCCGGACGGCGTCGGCGTCGATCTGGCGGCGAAACTGCTTTATGGGGCACCGTTTCCGGACAATCTCAACGGCACCGATTTCATCCCTGCCTTCCTGCAGGCGTCCGCCAGGCCGCTGACGGTCGGGCTGCTCGGCGCGACGCACGTCAACGCCGAGGCGGCGTTGACGCAGCTTGCGGCGCTTGCGGCGCAGCACAGATTCGTGGTCATCCATGACGGTTATTTCTCCTCCGCCCAGGAACCGGCAATCGTCGAGCGCATCGCGAAATTGCGGCCGGACGTGCTGCTTGTCGCCATGGGCGTGCCGCGCCAGGAACTGTGGATCGCGCGCCACATCGATGCACGCCACTGCACGCTGCCGATCGCCGTCGGCGCGCTGCTCGATTTCCTGAGCGGCGCAATACCGCGGGCTCCGCTGTGGATGCGCCGGCTCAGGCTCGAATGGCTGTTTCGGTTGTGGATCGAACCGGGCCGCCTCTGGCGCCGCTACGTCGTCGGCAATCCTTTGTTCCTGTGGCGTGTCATCGGTCAGAGACTCTCGCGCCGGCCGACGTCAGCCAGAGCACGCCCCGGAGCAGGTCCCGGAGCAGGCCATTGA
- a CDS encoding glycosyltransferase family 4 protein: protein MHLLFATSIVPDGALASGYEIANAAIIAALRRAGARVTVIGFTWPGKPASDPQNTVVLGAVEVRTESASSLQKLAWVAMAMLSGLTFASVKLRVVSDSEVRAAVERAGPFDGYVLNSVQFAGAFEKLFGDRPSIFVAHNVEHRSAKENAAAAGGLFQRLLFRREARLLKAMEERLCRRARFVFTLAEEDRSALGVASDDRSAVLPLVTCAESPVQNETRRIDCDAALIGTWTWQPNRIGLDWFLENVVPHLKADFRIRVAGGLPSGVTSAHPGVEFAGRVPDAQAFVRSAAVIPLISTAGSGVQLKTIETFELGLPSVATSHSLRGIDHRPLNCVVTDDPVAFAGALEAAAADIRDVDGSAFHHRQVKALDAAISRGLKKLGSLRQEVFA from the coding sequence ATGCATCTGCTGTTCGCCACATCGATCGTGCCCGACGGCGCTCTTGCCTCGGGCTATGAGATCGCCAATGCCGCGATCATCGCCGCCTTGCGGCGTGCCGGCGCGCGCGTCACCGTGATCGGCTTCACCTGGCCGGGCAAGCCTGCGAGCGATCCGCAAAACACCGTCGTGCTCGGTGCCGTGGAAGTGCGCACCGAAAGCGCGTCATCGCTGCAAAAGCTCGCCTGGGTTGCAATGGCGATGCTTTCCGGCCTCACTTTCGCGTCGGTCAAGCTGCGCGTGGTCTCCGATAGCGAGGTCCGCGCCGCCGTCGAACGAGCCGGGCCTTTCGACGGGTACGTCTTGAATTCGGTGCAGTTCGCCGGCGCTTTCGAAAAGCTCTTTGGCGACCGGCCGTCGATCTTCGTCGCCCACAATGTCGAGCACCGTTCGGCCAAGGAGAATGCCGCTGCCGCGGGCGGTCTTTTCCAGCGCCTGCTGTTTCGCCGTGAGGCCAGGCTGCTCAAGGCCATGGAAGAACGGCTCTGCCGCCGGGCACGCTTCGTCTTCACGCTGGCCGAGGAAGATCGCTCAGCGCTCGGCGTCGCCTCCGACGACCGTTCGGCGGTGCTGCCGCTGGTGACGTGCGCCGAGTCGCCCGTGCAAAACGAAACGCGCCGTATCGATTGCGACGCGGCGTTGATCGGCACCTGGACCTGGCAGCCGAACCGCATCGGTCTCGACTGGTTCCTGGAGAATGTGGTGCCGCATCTAAAGGCTGATTTCCGGATCCGGGTCGCCGGCGGCCTGCCGTCGGGCGTCACGTCCGCGCATCCCGGCGTCGAATTCGCTGGGCGCGTGCCGGACGCGCAGGCTTTCGTGCGCAGTGCCGCCGTCATCCCGCTGATCAGCACCGCCGGCAGCGGCGTGCAGCTCAAGACCATCGAGACCTTCGAACTCGGCCTGCCTTCCGTCGCCACCAGCCATTCGCTGCGCGGCATCGACCATCGCCCGCTCAATTGCGTCGTGACCGATGATCCGGTCGCCTTCGCCGGCGCCCTGGAAGCGGCAGCGGCCGACATCAGGGACGTCGACGGCAGCGCTTTCCATCACCGGCAGGTCAAGGCGCTCGATGCCGCAATCAGCCGTGGCCTGAAAAAGCTCGGGTCCCTCAGGCAGGAGGTGTTTGCATGA
- a CDS encoding glycosyltransferase: MIPLPSDGSVSIAGRSPGLVAAAVEAVVTLPTFKRPEQLLATLASLKAQQTGRRFAVIVMENEAEARAGAKAALPLFERGDIAGMVIVAHERGNCSAYNAGWQTAILHFPDFRHLLVIDDDEIADPHWLERMCKAAEALGADIVGGPQVPVFADAAHARWAAHPVFASPYRETGRVPALYSSGNLLVGRNVLTAMCPPFLDLKFNFIGGGDADFLSRAAQRGFVLGWCAEAQVHETVPARRVEADWIRARSLRNGVISTLVEKKKRAGTPFAGTKVFLKSLALLAASPFRGAVRLTRTGSAAAALYPVHVALGRVLAEFGYANEQYRQPEKN, translated from the coding sequence ATGATCCCCTTGCCATCGGACGGTTCGGTATCGATCGCGGGGCGGTCTCCGGGACTTGTCGCGGCGGCCGTCGAGGCGGTCGTCACGCTGCCGACCTTCAAGCGGCCCGAGCAGCTGCTGGCGACGCTGGCATCGCTCAAGGCCCAGCAAACCGGCAGGCGCTTCGCCGTCATCGTCATGGAGAACGAAGCCGAGGCGCGCGCCGGCGCCAAGGCGGCGCTGCCGCTGTTCGAGCGCGGCGACATTGCGGGCATGGTCATCGTCGCGCATGAGCGCGGCAATTGCAGCGCCTACAATGCCGGTTGGCAGACGGCGATCCTGCACTTTCCCGATTTCAGGCACCTGCTGGTCATCGACGATGACGAGATCGCCGATCCGCACTGGCTCGAGCGCATGTGCAAGGCGGCCGAGGCGCTCGGTGCCGACATCGTCGGCGGCCCGCAAGTGCCTGTGTTTGCCGACGCGGCCCATGCCAGATGGGCCGCGCACCCGGTCTTTGCCTCACCCTACCGGGAGACCGGGCGTGTGCCCGCGCTCTATTCCTCCGGCAATCTGCTGGTCGGACGCAACGTGCTCACCGCCATGTGTCCGCCCTTCCTCGACCTGAAATTCAACTTCATCGGCGGCGGCGATGCCGATTTCCTGAGCCGTGCCGCGCAGAGAGGTTTTGTGCTCGGCTGGTGCGCCGAAGCGCAAGTGCATGAGACCGTTCCGGCCCGACGTGTCGAAGCCGACTGGATCCGCGCCCGCAGCCTGCGCAACGGCGTCATCTCGACACTGGTCGAGAAGAAGAAACGGGCCGGCACGCCGTTCGCCGGCACCAAGGTGTTTCTGAAGAGCCTGGCGCTGCTTGCCGCCTCGCCGTTTCGCGGCGCGGTCAGGCTGACACGGACGGGATCGGCGGCGGCGGCTTTGTACCCCGTCCATGTCGCCCTCGGCCGCGTGCTTGCCGAATTCGGATATGCCAATGAGCAATACCGGCAGCCTGAGAAGAACTGA